TGAGGGCTTTTTTAACATTCTGTTTTACTCCAAATCCATGATCATAGAGGATTCCGTAATAAATATGGGAGTAAGTACCGTCGTAATCCTGCCTCAGATAGCGCTGTAAATTTGCATAATCCCTTTTCTGATAATAAATCTCGGAAATATTTTCTCTGTTGAAACAGTATTTCTTTTCTGCTTTTTTATAATAATCAAGAGCCAGATCATAGTTCTGATCCACTTGTTTTCCATAGAAATAAAGGTCTCCCAGATTGCCGAGTGCCGTACCGTTACCCAAATCTGCTGCTTTTCCGTAACATTCCAGTGCTTTCCGAATATCCTGGGGGTATCCGATTCCGTTCTGATAATGATATCCCAGGTTATTCCAGGCGTAAGATTGATTCTGTTTTGCTGCTTTTTCGTATAAAGAAAGTCCTTTCTGAAGATCGTAAAACTCGGGATAGTCTCCGTTGGTCAGGATAAATGCAAGGTCTGTCTGCATAGAGGCATCTCCACGCTCTGCTCCCATCGTGTAAAGCCGAACAGCTTCTCTGATATTGCCTTCTTTTTCCATTTCAGCAGCTTTAGATTTCAGGGTTTCATTATTAAAATGGTTTTCATATCCCGGGCCGGTTTTTTCGGTCCATTTTTTATAAAAGTCAAGGAAATACTTCTGGTCTTTTCCGCGAAGGTTATATCTTTTTTCATACAAAGACCCCATTTCAGAATCTGATACCTTTTGAAGTTTTCTGTCTGTATTCAATATCAACATTTCAGATCCCCTGAAAAGACATAAAAGCTGCGTATCATAGTTTATCCCTTCACAGATATAATCATAGGTCGGACTTAAAATTTCTGTCTTCCGGTCATAATAAAACATTCCATTCTGAAGGATAATCCTGCATATTTCCGGTCTGCAAGAATCTATCTTTTGATGTTCTTTAGAAAACGGAACAAGCCAGCGGTCTTTCGAAGCTTCGTAAAGTCCGGTTCCTTCTGAAGTTGAAACAATAAACACATTCTTCATCTCCTGAATATGTGAATCGATCTGGATATTTTCAATTTCGAATCCATTTAGTCTGAACAGCGAACTAATATGATCATAAATCTGCCATTTTTTATCTTTCCTATAGGCAGATACTGTATAGCCATCCAGGGTAATCAGCTTATCAATTCCTTCATCCAGAAGGCTTCCGTCTGGTTGGATAATGCTGATCTTATGTTGAAATTTATTAGGATTTACCCAGTAATATCCGTTAGCCATCTGAGAAAGAGTATCTTCAGGATATTCTCCCATATAAGTTCCTTCCAGATTATAATAAGCCCTCTTTGAAGTTCCAGGAAGTTTTCTGAAAACAAGGCCCTGGTAATCAAAATCAAACGGGGTTTCGAAATCTCCAGCAACAATTTCTTTATTCAGGTGATTAATCAATCTGAAATATTCTCCCTTTTTAGCAATGAACAAACCTCTTCGGTTCAGCAGTTCCAGATCATCAAATATATTCGGAACAGACCATTCTCCCGCGTCTATATCCATAACGCCCCACAGGTCATTATCCTGAAACAATCCATAATTTTTCCCATCTGTAGAAAATGCTTCCAAAACATCCTGATAAAGACATCTTACAAGCAAAGTACCATCATCTTTAAGATAGCCGAACTTACCATCTTTCTGAACAACAGCAATTCCTTCATCATTAAAAGCATAAACTTCGTCATACACTGCAGGAATACGTACATTACCTTTCCGGTCTTTAAATCCCCACAAGCCGTTTTCTTCAAAAGTTTCGTAGGTATCTTTGTAAGCCTCATCATTCCAGTACCCAAGTCCGTAGTTAATCCAGTCTGTCTCCAGAATTTCCAGAAATGAATTGTATCCGGATCTTTTCAGTAACTCTTTTTCCAAAACCCGAAGATCCATTTTCTGTACTGCTTTATTATAGATGATATACTTATCTTTTATTTCTTCAACCCAGTCTTTGGCCTGATCAGAATGCCTGTCTTCACTCATATTGAAAACGTCCCAGGCGTCCATTTTAAAAGTATCATAAGGAAGCGCCTCCAGGAATTCAAACATTTTATTTACTGGTTCATAATACACCTTTTTATAATTCAGCTGATAATGGTCCGCCAGCAGCTGATAAAAGGTCCGCAGTTTTGAAATACCTTCCTGTCTGTCAAAATATAGCAGTTTTCCTTTTGATCTGGGATTTCCAAAAAACAGGGGGAGCAGCAGTACCGGAATCTCGTAGTTCCATTCTCCTAAATAATAAGGATACTGCTCATTATTCTTTGCTTCAACATTATATACGTAAATACGGTGCGCCATAATAAATTGTGTGTATGTTTCCATTAAAAACCAGGTCCTGAGAACAGCTTAATTCCTGATTCATTAATATTTTGCTTTCTGATTATATTCTTAATTTTGTTCTTTCTGAAAACAGAACTTTCATCAAGTTTCATGCAAAATAATAAAAGGAAATGAAAAACAGGCTGCGACCTGCATTAAATCACAAGAATTTAATCGTTAAAAAGAGCATTACATTTTTCTTTTTTGAATTTAAAACCTTAATTTTGAGGGCGTAATTTCTCTATCTGTATGAAAAAAATAGTAACCGGGCTTTCGCTGATGATGTCTTTTGCAATTTGGGGACAGAAAGCTTCCGGTAAAACTCAAAATCTGGTACAGTATGTTTACCAGACTTTCGGCTGTGACAATAAAGGATATTTTAATCCGGCAAAATATAAAAAGAGTGAGATCGACGATACGTATAAGCTTTTGTACAAGTTCAGCGGTCTTTATTTTGACAGTCCTATGGTATTCAAACTTTCCGGTCTTGAAGACATCCGGAAAAATAAAAACACTTATCTTCAAAAACTGGAACAGCAGTACCAGGAAAAGAAAAAAGAACTGTACACTCTTAAAGTGATTAATCTTCCGGTATGGAAAAATCTTCACCAGCAAGCAATGCAGACTTTTGAAAATGAATACCAGCTTACCAAAGAAGACATTACCGCCTTTTCTGATCCTTCCTCGCTGAAAAACAGTAAATTTTACAATACCTGCAGAGAACAGATTGATGCAATAGCCGCACCTGACAAGGAAAAGATGTATGCTACATGGAAGAATTATGCAGAAGCAAGCAGCAAAAGAAATTCCAATCCACAAGCGGTTATGGCAAACTTTAATGCGAAGTTCAATGATCCGCAAAAAGATGATTATGCATTAATTGACCTGATCAGTATTTCATTTCATAATTGCGCCAATAACAGCTTCAGGCCGGCTGTAGATGAAGAAGGAACCATCTATAAAACTTTTGATAAGATATTTACGAAACTGAAGATGGATTGTGAGGAACCATAGCCTTTGGTTTAGAAAATTTTAAATAACAGAGACAGTACCTGATCGGGTGCTGTTTTTTTATTAACATCCGAAAAATAACAATGAATGTTAATAACACGGTTAAGGAAAGGTTAATGGTAAGTTCTTCTTTTGCAAAGGTGATAATTACCTCTATTTTCGCCGGTAAACAGAACGTTATGAAATTCTTTTATCTTTTTTTAGCAGCATTGATCAGTATTGGAATAACAGCACAAAATAGCCCGGTTATTATCCCGTTTTCATTGGAAGATCATTCAATCTATATCTATTGTAAAGTCAACAAAACCGACAATATAAAGTTTTTATTGGATACCGGTGCCAACGGTTCTGTTATCAATATGCAAGCAAAGAAAAAACCAGATCTTATCATTGATGGTAAATCTGTCAATCAGGGTTCTAATGGAACAAACTCTGTTGAACACAGCAGTCATAACACTGTACAATTGGGAGATATGGAAAAAAAGGATGTTCTGTTCACTCTGATCCCTTATGAAACTGATCATTTTGATGGCGTTTTCGGCACAGACCTGATGAAAGGAAAGATTATTGAAATCGATTACCATAAAAAGGAGATCCAGTTTCACGACGAAAACAGCACAACCATTGATTTTACGGGATATGAAAAAATGAAACTTCACATGGTGAATGATTATCCGGCTGTAGAAAGCAGTTTCACAGTCAACGGCAAAGAATATTCTGGATTATTTGGTCTTGACAGCGGTGCAGATGATGCGCTGACCATTGCTTCCCCTTTTGCCAGGAAAAATGCTTTGGCAAACATCATGAAAACAATAGGAAAAGCAACCGCTCAAGGCTCGGACGGTTCCGTATATGAAATGCCCGTTGTACTCTGCCCTTCCCTGAAATTTGCCCAAAAGTTTCTTTATAATATTCCGGTTACTCTTTCAAGCTCTAAAGAAGGTATTGATGCCACAGAGAAAATGGCCGGCTTTTTCGGAAATAAATTCCTGAAGAAATTCAATACGATTATTGACTTTAAAAGACAGCTCATTTATTTTAAGATTAATAAACATCTGTATGAGTCTTTTTAAATCATAAAAAACGACTTAAATTTTCTTTGAAACATTAAGAGCCTTTAAGTGTTAAGATTCATTAAGGAAAAAATTAAAGATTTTTAATAAGCAGATCTTAATTCGAAAATCCATCCTAATTATACTGAAGATTTTAAGTACCCTTAACGATTGTTCTTTCTGAACATTTGGCTTAAATTTGTTAAAAACGAAACCTGTATGAACACTGTAAAGAGAATTTCTCCTGTTTTATCAGCCTTCTTACTGCTCTATTTTTTATACCAGCTGAAAGATATGCCGGGAGGGGGTTTGTTTTCGGGAATATTTGTTTCTGTCGTTATACTGGTTATGGTTATAGGGCTGATTTTGTTTCTGTCCTTTATATTGAGCCTTATATTCCGCAAAACTAAATTTATATCAATTGTTTTTTTAACATCAATTCCTGTTTTAATAGTTTCATGTTATAAACTATATTCCCCAACCTTAAAAATTATTGTTCCCAAAGGATATTCCGGAGAAATCAATCTTGTGCTTTCAAAACTCAGTAAAAATGAATTAACAGTTGACTCTAACGGAATCGGGTATATTACCCAATGGACTTTTGATAAAACCTATACCCGTCCGGAAGTTTATGATACAGAAGGTAAAAATCTGGACAACCGTCTTATCAGCTATGATAAAAACAAGTTCTGGGGACAATCCTTCGGTGGAGGAAATACCATTAAAAGCCTGAGCTTTGAGATCAATAAAGATTCAACAGAATTGCCGCTACGGAGTTTTAAAGTTTCTGATTGGCTGCGAAAAGTCGATATGAATAAAGTTTATCTTGAACATCCGGAGCAACCTGTAGAAAATATTCTGGAAGTCAGGAGCAAATAATATTGTCCTTTATAATATTTATATGGAAACCCCATGGGTATTTTTTACCTCCGCCATTACAAAAGTACTGTGTGTGCTTCCGATAGAATCTACCGATCCCAATGTATTGAAGACAAAATCCTGATAATGTTTCATATCCCTTACCTGAACTTTCAGCAGGAAATCGAAATCGCCGGAGATATTGTAACATTCCGCTACTTCTTCAATATTAAGGATGTCTTTTACAAACTTATTTCCGACAGCTCTGTCATGAATTTTCAGCTTAATCTGGCAGAAAACCGTAAAACCCCTGTTCAGCTTTTCAGCTTCCAGAACAGCTGCATAATGCTTGATATAACCTTCCTGTTCTAATCTTTTGACCCGTTCAAAAACAGGTGACGGAGACAGGTTAATTTCTTTTGCCAGCTCTTTAACGGTCAGTTTTGCATTCTTTTGCAGGATTCTCAGCAACTGAAGATCCTTTTCATCAAGTCTTTCCACAGGATAATATTCTTTTTACGGTCATTTTTTTCAAAAATACAGAATATTCAGCTTTATAATAAGATCAATTCAAAATATTATTCTAAATTTTCAAAATACAGCCAATCAATTATCTTAATTCTATATCTTTATCCCCTATTTTGTTCTTTATAATACTTCATCAAAACGGAAGAGGTTTTACGTAGCGTAGATTAATAGGGAATCGTGTGAAAATCACGAGCTGTCGCGCAACTGTAAGCAGCATACCAAAGGTTTCTGTCCCAGCATATCCACTGCCAAAAGCGGGAAGGATGACAGATGCCGCTGCAAGCCAGGAGACCTGCCTGTTCCGGATTGACAATGCTTCCGCGGTCTGAAGCTTTGGGTCATACAGATGATACTTTGAACGTATTCTACCGTTAACAGGAAAATTACGTCCTTTTTGTATCTCTGCGTTTCCTTTATTTTCTTTCCGCGGCGGCATAGCGAAGCATTCAAAAGAGCTTTTAAACCATTGTTTAATTTAAAAGTTTGAAAGAAAATGCAAACACACCTACTTGGCTGCCCGCGTATTGGCAGCAACAGAGAACTCAAAAAAGCCTGTGAACAATATTGGGCAGGTAAAACATCATTGCAACAATTGCTGGAAACCGGGGAAACCATCAGCCAAGCCAACTGGACAATCCAGCAGGAAGCAGGCATCGATCTTATTCCGTGTAATGATTTTTCGTATTATGATCAGATATTGGATATGACGCTTACCGTTGGAGCCATTCCGGAACGTTATCAGGCTATTGCTTCTGAAGAATCTTACTCAGAGCTTGATCTTTACTTTGCTATGGCCAGAGGCTATCAGAAAAACGGTCTGGACATCACTGCCATGGAAATGACCAAATGGTTTGACACCAATTATCATTATATCGTTCCTGAATTCAGGAAAAACCAGAATTTCAGATTATTTTCCGATAAAATCATCAAAGAATTTATCCGTGCCAAACAATCCGGGATTAATGCGAAACCTGTCATTATCGGATTGGTTACTTACCTGCTTTTGGGTAAAGAAAAAGAAGAAGATTTCGACAAATTGGATCTGGCTCAAAATCTTTTGCCTGTTTATATTGAAATTTTAAAAGAGCTAGAACACCACGGTGCAGAATACATTCAGTTTGATGAACCGTTCCTCGGTTTGGATTTAAATGAAAAAGCAAAAGAAACGTATCACTATATTTATGGTGAAATCAGAAAACAGTTTCCGGATCTTAAACTGATCATTGCCTCTTATTTTGAAGGATTAAAAGACAATCTTTCTCTGGCTTCTTCCCTTCCGACAGATGTTTTGCATATTGATTTAGTGCGCTGTCCTGAGCAGTTGGATGACGTTTTACAGGCAATTCCTACCACATTAAGCCTTTCTCTTGGAGTTGTGGACGGAAGAAATATCTGGAAAAACGATTTTGAAAGATCGCTTCACTGGATTAAAAAAGCGGTCAGTGAAATCGGATCAGAACGGGTCTTTATTGCGCCTTCCTGTTCGCTCCTCCATGTTCCTTTCGATCTTGACTCGGAAACTAATGAAGAAGTTTTGTCTCCTGAAATTAAACAATGGATGGCTTTTGCCAAACAAAAGATTGGAGAAATCGCTGTTTTGAAAAAGCTAGCTTCAGAAAATCCGGATTATCATACTTTGCAGGTATTAGCTGAAAACAGGAAAGCACTGGAAAACCGTAAAGTATCAACGCTTATTCATCATCAGGAAGTTAAAGACCGCATTTCCGTAACCACTGAAGCAGATGCACAGAGAAATAATCCGTTCAACATCAGAAAAGAAGTCCAACAGAAAGTCCTTCAACTTCCATTGTTCCCAACAACAACCATTGGCTCGTTTCCTCAGACCAAAGAAGTAAGAAGCTGGAGAGCGAAATTCAAAAAAGGGGAACTCACTGCCGGACATTACGATGAACTACTGAAAAAAGAAACGGAAAGAACAATCCGCTGGCAGGAAAAGACAGGAATTGATGTACTCGTTCACGGAGAATTTGAGCGGAATGATATGGTGGAATATTTCGGAGAACAGCTTTCCGGATTTGCCTTCACTCAAAACGGTTGGGTACAAAGCTACGGAAGCCGGTGTGTAAAACCGCCTGTTATTTATGGAGATGTCCACCGACTTCATCCTATGACCGTTTATTGGTCACAATATGCCCAATCATTAACTACGAAATGGGTAAAAGGAATGCTGACAGGTCCTGTAACCATCCTTCAATGGTCTTTTGTACGGGATGATCAGCCCCGTTCTCTTACCTGCAAACAAATTGCTCTGGCTATCCGTGATGAGGTAACCGATCTGGAGAAAGCAGGCATCAGGGTTATCCAAATTGATGAACCCGCCATTCGTGAAGGTCTTCCGTTGAGGAAATCCGACTGGCAAAGTTACCTGAAATGGGCAGTAGAAGCCTTTAGAATTTCTGCCAGCGGCGTGGAAGATGCTACTCAGATTCATACGCATATGTGCTATTCTGAATTTAATGACATTATCCAGAATATTGCGGATATGGATGCCGATGTAATCACCATAGAATGTTCCAGAAGCCAGATGGAACTGCTGCATGCCTTTGCTGATTTCAAATATCCGAATGAGATCGGTCCAGGAGTTTATGATATTCATTCTCCAAGAGTTCCGTCCAAAGAAGAAATGGTAGAATTGTTGAATAAGGCACAAGCCGTAATTCCGGCACAGCAGCTTTGGGTAAACCCTGACTGTGGTCTGAAAACAAGACACTGGGATGAAACGGAAAAGGCTCTGATTGCCATGGTGGGGGCTGCAAAGGAAGCGAGTGCGGAGTATGTGGCAAGGGAGAAACTAGGGAATCATTGGTTTTAGGTTTTGGCTAAAGCCGAAGGATTTTTTGTTTTTTTGGGAGCGGGCTAAAGCCCGCTCCTATTGAATAAAGTGGGCCTTTATATTGGTTTATCTCGGAATATTATTGATATGTCAGATTATCAGGAGAATTATTCATTTTAGATAAAATAGAGACCGAACTCTTGTTTTCAATTGATTGGGGTTTAAAAAATTCATCTTGTTTGTAAATAAATAAAAAATTATTAGTTTCGTTTTAAAAATCTAATGACTAATTATTTTAATCAAATCTGTGAATTCAGGCAAAATAATCCTATTGTAAAAAGCCAAACCATAAAGACCGACAATCCTATTTTAAATAATGTAAAAAAAGCTCTTAATAATTTTAAACTTGAATTAGAAGAAAAATATCAAAATTTTGAGGGTACAAATTTAACAATAGAGGTATCTCAAGGTGCAGCAAACTTCCCCCATGTAACCCATGTGTGTATTCTTCCTCCCAACCAAAAAGTATCAGATGGAATATATGTAGCGATTTGTTTCGATAAATTTGGAAAAGGCGCTGTAGTAGGTTGCGCAGAATCAAAAACTAATCCTAAAGGTTTAAACATAACTATAAGAAAATCAAAAAGTCTTTCTCCTAAAATTGATGTCGACGGTGGTAGTGATAGAACTAAATATAACAATGTATTTGAAAATCCTAAGGAATTTTATTATGAATTAAAAGACGACGATGCCTTACTTAGTCATATCAATAAGTCTTTAAGCTTATGTCTTTATAATTTAGGGTTAATAAAAGCCTCTGATTATCTACAAACTAACGATTATCTAACTTCATTTATTAACGAGAAAGAAATTGAACCATTCAATTTTAATAACATAGAAGATGACAGAAAAAGAATGGCTGTTCAAATTTATGCTAGAAGAGGACAAAGAAAATTCAGAGAAAAACTTCTTGAGATTTATAATCAAAAATGTGCAATCACTCAATGTGAAATTGTTGAAATGTTAGAAGCGGCTCATATCTATTCTTTTAAAGGAACAGAAACGAATAAGGTTCCTAATGGTATCTTGCTACGATCTGATATTCATACATTGTTTGATTTAGGATTAATTAGTATAAATCCTGAAAATTATACGATTCAAGTGAGTAATAAAATTCTCCATGACAAATATTATGCTAAGTTACATCAAACTAAAATTATTTTACCAGGAAAAAAGGAATATTATCCCAATATAGATTCACTAAAGAATCATTTTGAAAATATTTTTGAAAAATAAACAATAAGATATACACCGGCATAGAATGGCACTATAAAAGACTCATCATGACTCATAGAAAATAATCTGCTATCTCCATACACGTTAAAATAGTATTATATACTCCTATTGTCTGCATATAAATTTTCAGTTTCTGATTATTAAATAAATTAATACTGAATAAGTTATGATTTTTACAATTTAAAAGCTTAATTTTGCACCCCGAAATAAGGACCATACATTATGAAAAAACTGGGCGAGCACAGAAAGCTTTTAGGAGTTGATAAAACCGTTACTTTAAAGGAGTTAAAAACTATTTACAGAAATACGATGAAGGATACTCATCCTGATAAATTTATCAATGATGAAGCCGGAAAATTAGAAGCAGAGGAAAAAAGCAAATCGGTGATTGAAGCCTATCATTTTCTGGTGAGCATCAATCCTGAAACGCAGGAAAAATACAAAGAAGAATATACGGAGACCATCACAAAGTCCAATATTCAGGATTTCTTTCTTGAAAAATCGGTTCTGACAGTACAGCATTTGAACGGAAATATGTATGAATACATTGGTGTTCCGAGAAATACCTACATTAAAAT
This region of Chryseobacterium vaccae genomic DNA includes:
- a CDS encoding SEL1-like repeat protein, which codes for MAHRIYVYNVEAKNNEQYPYYLGEWNYEIPVLLLPLFFGNPRSKGKLLYFDRQEGISKLRTFYQLLADHYQLNYKKVYYEPVNKMFEFLEALPYDTFKMDAWDVFNMSEDRHSDQAKDWVEEIKDKYIIYNKAVQKMDLRVLEKELLKRSGYNSFLEILETDWINYGLGYWNDEAYKDTYETFEENGLWGFKDRKGNVRIPAVYDEVYAFNDEGIAVVQKDGKFGYLKDDGTLLVRCLYQDVLEAFSTDGKNYGLFQDNDLWGVMDIDAGEWSVPNIFDDLELLNRRGLFIAKKGEYFRLINHLNKEIVAGDFETPFDFDYQGLVFRKLPGTSKRAYYNLEGTYMGEYPEDTLSQMANGYYWVNPNKFQHKISIIQPDGSLLDEGIDKLITLDGYTVSAYRKDKKWQIYDHISSLFRLNGFEIENIQIDSHIQEMKNVFIVSTSEGTGLYEASKDRWLVPFSKEHQKIDSCRPEICRIILQNGMFYYDRKTEILSPTYDYICEGINYDTQLLCLFRGSEMLILNTDRKLQKVSDSEMGSLYEKRYNLRGKDQKYFLDFYKKWTEKTGPGYENHFNNETLKSKAAEMEKEGNIREAVRLYTMGAERGDASMQTDLAFILTNGDYPEFYDLQKGLSLYEKAAKQNQSYAWNNLGYHYQNGIGYPQDIRKALECYGKAADLGNGTALGNLGDLYFYGKQVDQNYDLALDYYKKAEKKYCFNRENISEIYYQKRDYANLQRYLRQDYDGTYSHIYYGILYDHGFGVKQNVKKALRYYEDALEYMSYFYALERLLYYYKEDPNFADPEKYKQWKKYGEENDMDI
- a CDS encoding retropepsin-like aspartic protease; translation: MKFFYLFLAALISIGITAQNSPVIIPFSLEDHSIYIYCKVNKTDNIKFLLDTGANGSVINMQAKKKPDLIIDGKSVNQGSNGTNSVEHSSHNTVQLGDMEKKDVLFTLIPYETDHFDGVFGTDLMKGKIIEIDYHKKEIQFHDENSTTIDFTGYEKMKLHMVNDYPAVESSFTVNGKEYSGLFGLDSGADDALTIASPFARKNALANIMKTIGKATAQGSDGSVYEMPVVLCPSLKFAQKFLYNIPVTLSSSKEGIDATEKMAGFFGNKFLKKFNTIIDFKRQLIYFKINKHLYESF
- a CDS encoding Lrp/AsnC family transcriptional regulator, whose product is MERLDEKDLQLLRILQKNAKLTVKELAKEINLSPSPVFERVKRLEQEGYIKHYAAVLEAEKLNRGFTVFCQIKLKIHDRAVGNKFVKDILNIEEVAECYNISGDFDFLLKVQVRDMKHYQDFVFNTLGSVDSIGSTHSTFVMAEVKNTHGVSI
- the metE gene encoding 5-methyltetrahydropteroyltriglutamate--homocysteine S-methyltransferase, with the translated sequence MQTHLLGCPRIGSNRELKKACEQYWAGKTSLQQLLETGETISQANWTIQQEAGIDLIPCNDFSYYDQILDMTLTVGAIPERYQAIASEESYSELDLYFAMARGYQKNGLDITAMEMTKWFDTNYHYIVPEFRKNQNFRLFSDKIIKEFIRAKQSGINAKPVIIGLVTYLLLGKEKEEDFDKLDLAQNLLPVYIEILKELEHHGAEYIQFDEPFLGLDLNEKAKETYHYIYGEIRKQFPDLKLIIASYFEGLKDNLSLASSLPTDVLHIDLVRCPEQLDDVLQAIPTTLSLSLGVVDGRNIWKNDFERSLHWIKKAVSEIGSERVFIAPSCSLLHVPFDLDSETNEEVLSPEIKQWMAFAKQKIGEIAVLKKLASENPDYHTLQVLAENRKALENRKVSTLIHHQEVKDRISVTTEADAQRNNPFNIRKEVQQKVLQLPLFPTTTIGSFPQTKEVRSWRAKFKKGELTAGHYDELLKKETERTIRWQEKTGIDVLVHGEFERNDMVEYFGEQLSGFAFTQNGWVQSYGSRCVKPPVIYGDVHRLHPMTVYWSQYAQSLTTKWVKGMLTGPVTILQWSFVRDDQPRSLTCKQIALAIRDEVTDLEKAGIRVIQIDEPAIREGLPLRKSDWQSYLKWAVEAFRISASGVEDATQIHTHMCYSEFNDIIQNIADMDADVITIECSRSQMELLHAFADFKYPNEIGPGVYDIHSPRVPSKEEMVELLNKAQAVIPAQQLWVNPDCGLKTRHWDETEKALIAMVGAAKEASAEYVAREKLGNHWF
- a CDS encoding HNH endonuclease, with protein sequence MTNYFNQICEFRQNNPIVKSQTIKTDNPILNNVKKALNNFKLELEEKYQNFEGTNLTIEVSQGAANFPHVTHVCILPPNQKVSDGIYVAICFDKFGKGAVVGCAESKTNPKGLNITIRKSKSLSPKIDVDGGSDRTKYNNVFENPKEFYYELKDDDALLSHINKSLSLCLYNLGLIKASDYLQTNDYLTSFINEKEIEPFNFNNIEDDRKRMAVQIYARRGQRKFREKLLEIYNQKCAITQCEIVEMLEAAHIYSFKGTETNKVPNGILLRSDIHTLFDLGLISINPENYTIQVSNKILHDKYYAKLHQTKIILPGKKEYYPNIDSLKNHFENIFEK
- a CDS encoding KTSC domain-containing protein, translating into MKKLGEHRKLLGVDKTVTLKELKTIYRNTMKDTHPDKFINDEAGKLEAEEKSKSVIEAYHFLVSINPETQEKYKEEYTETITKSNIQDFFLEKSVLTVQHLNGNMYEYIGVPRNTYIKMVNSDSPSRFARRHIYGSFIYRKSGEAMAD